CGTCGACCCCGCCGGTCTCCTCTTCCTCGTCGGCGCCACCACCAAACAGCGACGCCAGGAAACCGCGCTTCTTGCCCGCAGGCTCGTCGGCGCTGGCATAAGCCACCGCGGCGCCCTTGCGCTTCTGGTAGGCGGCAACCGCCTGATCGTAGCCCGGCAGCGGCTTGCCATCGGTCGGCACATGCATCGTGCCACCCTTCGGGAACACGGCAGCGAGCTCGGTACGGTTCATCTTCGGCCAGTGACGGACATTGCCGACGTCGAGATGAACGAAGGGCGAGCCGGAGGTCGGGTAGTAGCCGACGCCGCCACCCTGGAGGCGCAGGCCCGCATAGCGCAGTTCCTTCAGCTTCACGCCGGGGATGAAGAAGTCCATCGCCTTGCCGAGCATGTGCTGGCTCTTTTCGGCAACGCCGCGGCCGCGCTTGCGCAGCATGGAGTTCGTCGCCGGCGACCGATAGGCCGAGACGACGTGGATGTAGCCGCTCGCGCCGACATTCTTGTAGACCTGCCACACGACGTCGAAGAGCCGCGGGTCCATCTTGGTCGGCTCGTTGCGCCGCCAGTCGCGTAGGAAATTGTTGAGCTGCTTCAGGCCGGACGGAAGATACTTGCCGTTCTTCTTGAACGTGATCTCCGCCTTTTCGCCGGTGTGGATGTAGTAGAGCTTCAGGGAGCGCGTCTCGGCACTGGCCGAAGAGCCTGCGGCGAGGACACAGCCCAACGCCAGCAACAGGCTGGCACACCAGCGTTGCCAAGAAACAGATCCCGCGTCCCGTCCACTTTGGGGTCGTCCGATGCTCGTCAAAACGTCTCGCCTTGTCGGCTGATGGTTGGTCCCCGCGGGATGATTCGCAGGCAAAGCTACCCACGATCATCGTGCCTAATGGTTAATCACAGCTTAGTGAAGCTCAAATGCGGTGACACAATGGCAGCATGTTGGCAAGCGCGTGAGGCGTCCCGGCATGGTAAACGAACGCCTTCCGAGAGGGGATAACGGGGAAATTTCAGCCCTGCGCCGACATCGGGCGCCCCTCGTCCGGATCGATCCCGTATTCCTTGAGCTTCCTGTAGAGCGTCGAGCGGCCGATGCCGAGTCGGCGTGCAACTTCGCTCATCTGGCCTTTGTAGTGCTCGATCGCGAACAGGATCATTTCCAGCTCGACATCGGCCAGCGTCCGCACATTGCCGCCGTCGTCCAGCGCGCGCACCAGGCCGAAGCGGCCTGAATAGGCCCGATCGGCAGCCTCCGTGGCAACGGGCCGCTCTACCGGTATCGAGACTGCCGCCGCGGCGGCGGGTGCGTCGGCATAGGCGTCGAGGTCGACGCCGTCCACCTCGAGTCTGATCTGCGGGAAATCGTCCACCGTCAGCATGTCGCCGTCGGCGAGCACCACGGCGCGGAACACCGCGTTCTCCAGCTGGCGGATGTTGCCCGGCCAGTCGTAGGCCATCAGCATGGCGAGCGCCTGCGGCATGATGCCGTGCACGCGGCCGCGATGTTCCTTCACCTGGATCTGGCGGATGAAATGCGACACCAGCGCCGGAATATCGTCGCGGCGGTCGCGCAGCGGCGGCACGGAGATCGGAAAGACGTTCAGCCGGTAGAAGAGATCCTCCCGGAACAGCCCGTCCTTGACCCTCTGCAGCAGATCGCGGTGCGTCGCCGAGATCAGGCGGATGTCGACCTTCTGTGTGCCGCGGGCGCCGACCGTCTCGATCTCGCCCTCCTGCACGGCCCTGAGCAGCTTCACCTGCACGTCGAGCGGCAGGTCGCCGATCTCGTCGAGGAACAGCGTGCCGCCATTGGCCTCGACGAACTTGCCGGAATGTTTCTCGGTCGCGCCGGTGAAGGCGCCTTTCTCGTGGCCGAAGAGGATGCTCTCGACCAGGTTTTCCGGGATCGCGCCGCAGTTTACCGTCACGAACGGCTTGCCCTTGCGGTCGCTGCTGCCCTGGATGGCGCGCGCGACAAGTTCCTTGCCGGTGCCGGATTCGCCCTCGATCAGGATCGGAATGTTGGAGGCGGCGGCCTTCTGCCCGAGCCGCATGACGCGATCCATCGCAGGACTGGAGGTGACGATGTCGCGGAAGGTGAGCGTTCCGGCGGGCCGGCGTCGCGTCTGGCGCGCCTCGCCTTCCATCGCCTCGACCTTCATCGCATTGGCGATCGCGGTGCGCAGGCGCTCCGGCGAGACCGGCTTCACCACGAAGTCGAAAGCGCCCTCGCGCATCGCGCCGACAACCGATTCGATGCCGCCCTGCGACGTCTGGACAATGACCGGCGCGGCGATGCCGCGCTGGCGCAGCCGGCGGAGCACGTCGAGCCCGCCGACGCCGGGCATGACGAGGTCGAGCACGACCGCGACGATGTCCGCGCCGCTCGGCCCATCGAAGGCGACCAGCCCCGCTTCCCCGCCTTCGGCGAGAATCGTGCGATAGCCGAACTTGGTCAGCGCCGCGTCGACGAGACGGCGCTGCACCGGGTCGTCATCGATGACGAGGACGGCGCCGCCTGCGACAGTCTCCTGTGCTCGCGGGGACGTGAGTTGATTCATGGTGCATCAACTTGGCACAGGCTCCTAAACAACGGCTCAACAAAGCCGGTATACGAATGCTTACGGCCGGTTTAGGAATGCCGTACACTTCGACAGGATCCGGAATGTTGAACGACTTTATCGCCCGCACCCATCTTGCGCCGCAAAGCGCCGCGGCAAAGGCGCCGACGACAGGCGCCCTGCCCGAATGGAACCTGTCCGATCTCTATCCGTCGATGGACGGGCCGGAGCTCGCAGGCGACATCGCCCGCGCCCTGTCGGAATCGGCCACCTTCGAGAACCGGTGGAAGGGCAAGCTCGCAGACGAGGCCGCGAAGGGCGGGCTCGGCGCGGCGATGGCGGAATATGAGGCGCTGGAGGAGTTGATCGGCCGCATCGTCTCCTATGCGGGTCTCGTCTATTCCGGCGACACGTCCGATCCCAAGCGCGCGAAGCTCTACGGCGACGTCCAGGAAAAGATGACAGATGCGAGCGCGCATACGCTCTTCTTCGCGCTCGAACTGAACAAGATCGGCGACGAGGCGATCGAAGCCGCGTTCGATCACGATAAAGGCTTTGCGCACTACAAGCCCTGGATCGTCGATCTCCGAAAGGAAAAGCCCTACCAGCTCGAGGATCGTGTCGAACAGCTCTTCCACGAGAAGTCCGTGACCGGCCGCGGCGCCTGGAACCGCCTCTTCGACGAGACGATGACCAGCCTGCGCTTCACGGTCGACGGCGAGGAACTGACGCTGGAGCCGACGCTCAACAAGCTGCAGGACGCCGACCCGGAGACCCGCCGCAAGGCGTCGGAGGCGCTGGCAGCGACCTTCAAGGCCAACCTGCGCACTTTCACGCTGATCACCAACACACTGGCGAAGGACAAGGAAATCTCCGACCGCTGGCGCGGCTTCGAGGATATCGCGGACTCGCGCCACCTCGCCAACCGCGTCGAGCGCAGTGTCGTCGACGCGCTGGCGACCGCCGTGCGCGAGGCCTATCCGAGCCTCTCGCATCGCTACTACGCGATGAAGGCGAAGTGGCTGGGCCTCGAGAAGCTCAACAACTGGGACCGCAACGCGCCGCTGCCCGACACGCCACAGGCCGTGATCGGCTGGGACGAGGCCAAGCACACGGTGCTGTCGGCCTACCAGCTGTTCTCGCCCGACATGGCCGAGATCGCCCGCACGTTCTTCGACAGGAGCTGGATCGACGCCGCGGTCCGCCCGGGCAAGGCGCCGGGCGCCTTCGCGCACCCCACCGTGCCATCGGTCCACCCCTACGTCCTCGTCAACTACATGGGCAAGCCGCGCGACGTGATGACGCTGGCGCACGAGCTCGGCCATGGCGTGCATCAGGTGCTTGCAGGCGCGCAGGGCGCGCTGATGGCGTCGACGCCGCTGACGCTTGCGGAGACGGCGTCGGTCTTCGGCGAGATGCTCACCTTCCGCTCGCTGCTCGACCAGACCCGTGAGCCGCGCGAGCGCAAGGCGATGCTGGCGCAGAAGGTCGAGGACATGATCAACACGGTCGTGCGCCAGATCGCCTTCTACGAGTTCGAGCGAAAGGTGCACACCGAGCGGCGCAACGGCGAGCTGACCTCCGACCGGATCGGCGAGCTCTGGCTGGAAGTGCAGTCGGAGAGCCTCGGCCCGGCGATCGCGCTGCAGCCGGGCTACGAGACCTTCTGGACCTATATCCCCCATTTCATCCACTCGCCCTTCTACGTCTACGCCTATGCATTCGGGGACTGCCTGGTGAACTCGCTCTACGCGGTCTACCAGAATGCCGAATCCGGCTTCCAGGAGAAGTATTTCGACATGCTGAGGGCCGGCGGCACAAAGCATCATTCGGAGCTTCTGGCGCCCTTCGGCCTCGACGCCTCCGATCCGCAGTTCTGGGCCAGGGGGCTGTCGGTGATCGCCGGGCTGATCGACGAGCTCGAAGCGATGGGGTGAGCCGCTTGGCGGCTCTGCCCGTTCGCGCTAGATTCGGGATTGAGGAGCCAAGCGATGAACATCCCGCTCAAGAAGCAGCAGGCACAGTGGATCGCCGAACAAGTGAGTTCCGGTCGCTACCGCGATGAACTCGAAGCGATCGAGGACGCCATCACGGCTAAGATGCGCGAAGACGAGGCTGACTGGGCCGCGGCCAGGGAAGAATTGCGCGAAAAGCTGCGCCGGTCCGAAGAGGACATCCGCGACGGCCGCGTTGTGGTGGCCAACGATGCATTCTGGAACGAGATCGATGAGAGGATCGACCGGATAGAAGCAACTCGGAAAGCATGACCGCCCGGATCGTTTTCACCGAAAACGCGCGGGAAGATCTGCGAAACATCGCCGAACATATCGCCTTGGAAAATCCGACGCGTGCCCGTTCTTTCGTTGCCGAGCTGCGATCTCGGCTAGAGGCTAAGCTGTCGGTGTTTCCCGCTGGCGGTCCGGCAATCGGGAAATACCGCTATACCGTTGTCGGCCGATATGTTGCGATTTACCGCACGACCCATAACCCCGACACAGTCAGCATCGTCATGGTGACCGAAGGCCACCGCGATTGGCAGCGTATGATCGAGGATATGATCTGAAATCCTCTTTCCCCACCCCCTATGACGGCTCGTCGCGTCCGTTCACCATCGGTTTGAAGCCGATCGATCCGGCCGAGTGGATCGTGCCTGCGGACAACCTCGAAGCGATGCTTGCCGAGAAGGACCGGCTGAACCGCGAGATTCCGGATCTCGTCTTCGTCGAGGAGCCGGGCACGCGCGGCGCGCAGGCGGAATTGCGCGACCTGCTGGCGGCGCATCTCCTCGAATGCCAGCCCGTGCTGTATCGGCGCGACGGAAACGCGATCTCGGTCGGCGGTGTCCGGACGGTGGAACTGGCCGATGCAGACCGTGCGCCGCTGCTCGCCGCCGCCGGTCTCGTTGCGGACGACCTGGTGCTGATGCGCAAGGACGACAGCGGCTGGAGGCTCGTCGCCGCCTCGCTGTGCTTTCCTTCCTCCTGGACCCTGTCGGAAAAATTCGGCCGGCCTCTGCAGCAGATCCACACGCCCGTCCCCGGCTTCGGCGAGGGCACGCGCATGGCAGACGTGATCCAGCGCATCTTCGACAACCTCCAGCCGGGCCAGCCCGTAATCCGCTGGAACTGGTCGCTGCAGGCCGACCGCGCGCTCTACAAGCCGCTCTCCTCGGTCCAGCGCGACGAGCGCGCCGCGGCCCGACCGCCGCGCTTTGCAGACGGCGCAGCCTCCGCCTTCATCCGGGTCGAACGCCAGACGCTGCGCAAGCTGCCGGTATCGGGCGACATCGTCTTCACGATCCGCATCGACCTCGACCCGATGTCAGCGTTGAAGACGCATCCGGACGGCGCACGCCTGGCGGCGGGCCTCGCCGCGCAGCTTGCGGCGCTCGACAGTGCACAGGTCGATTACAAGGGTTTCGGCGCCGATCGCGACCGTCTGATTGCGGATCTGCAACAAGTCGCTGCCGGGTAACCGTGTTCTGGCAAACCGCTTTCCGCTTTATTGTGACAGGCTAATATGGTTTGACCGGGGTGCGGCCGTTCAAAAAGGCCGGATATTGAAGGAGTTTTTAAAGAATGGCGGAAAAGAACTGGCCGATCTACGGCGAAATCAGCGGGCCCGTGGTGATGATCGGCTTCGGATCGATCGGCCGCGGCACGCTGCCGCTGATCGAGCGCCATTTCAAGTTCGACAAGGCGCGCATGACGGTTGTCGACCCGTCGGGGGAGAACCGCAAGCTGCTCGACGAGCGAGGCATCGCCGTCGTGAACGAACACGTCACTAAGGACAACTACAAGAAGCTGTTGACGCCGCTGCTGACCAAGGGCGGCGGCCAGGGCTTCTGCGTCAATCTCTCCGTCGACACTGGCTCGGTCGACCTCATGCGTCTCTGCCGCAAGCTCGGCGTTCTCTACATCGACACCGTTGTGGAGCCCTGGCTCGGCTTCTACTTCGACGCGGAAGCCGACAATGCGAGCCGCACCAACTATGCGCTGCGCGAAACGCTGCTGGAGGAGAAGCGCAAGCATCCCGGCGGTCCGACGGCGGTTTCCACCTGCGGCGCCAATCCCGGCATGGTGTCGTGGTTCGTCAAGCAGGCGCTGGTCAATCTCGGCAAGGACATCGGCCTCGACTTCGAGGAGCCCGCGACTTCGGATCGCGAAGGCTGGGCCAAGCTGATGAAGAAGGTCGGCGTCAAGGGCGTCCATATCGCCGAACGCGACACGCAGCGCACCAAAAAGCCCAAGCCTCTCAACGTGTTCTGGAACACCTGGTCGGTCGAGGGGTTCATCTCCGAGGGCCTGCAGCCGGCCGAGCTCGGCTGGGGGACCCACGAGAAATGGATGCCGAAGAACGCGCGTCAACACAAGCACGGGTCCAAGGCGGCGATCTTCCTCGAGCAACCCGGCGCCAACACACGCGTGCGCACCTGGTGCCCGACGCCGGGGCCGCAATACGGCTTCCTCGTCACCCATAACGAGGCAATTTCGATCGCCGATTTCTTCACCGTCACCAACAAGAAGGGCAAGGTGACCTACCGGCCGACCTGCCACTACGCCTACCATCCCTGCAACGATGCCGTGCTGTCGCTGCATGAGATGTTCGGCGCAGCCGGCAAGGCGCAGCCCGTCCATCACGTGCTGGACGAAAACGAGCTGGTCGACGGCTCGGACGAGCTGGGCGTTCTGCTCTACGGCCATGACCTCAACGCCTACTGGTACGGCTCGCAGCTCTCGCTCGCGGAGGCGCGCAAGCTGGCTCCCAACCAGAACGCGACCGGCCTGCAGGTCACCTCGGCGGTGCTCGCAGGCATGGTCTGGGCGCTCGAGAACCCGAATTCGGGCATCGTCGAGGCCGACGAGATGGATTTCCAGCGCTGCCTCGAGGTCCAGATGCCCTACCTCGGACCGGTGAAGGGCTACTACACCGAATGGACCCCGCTCGCCGATCGTCCCGGCCTTTTCCCGGAGGATATCGACGAGAAGGATCCCTGGCAGTTCCGCAACATTCTGGTGCGGTAACTCCACGTGCAAGGTCTTGCTTTCGCGCGGATAACGCGCGATGCAAACCATGTAGGGGGACTCACTACAGGAGAATCGCCGATGCCGAATGCGCGCACGCTCTTATCGGCCACACCGCTTGTCGCGCTTCTGGCGCTCGCCGGATGTCAGGCAACCGGCCCCGGCCCGGGAGGTTCCGGGACAACCGCCTCGCGCCCCTCCGGCGTCGAGGGCGAATGGCTGAGCACGGACGGGGTGGCGATGTCGCGCTTCACCGGCGGCTCGTTCGAGACGCTCGCGGTCGATACCGGGAACAAGCTCGCGACGGGCTCGTACCGCTATGCCGACCAGCGCACGATCGAGATTTCCGTCACCTCGATCATTCGCCAGACGACCTCCAGCGTGAACTGCGCCCTGGTGACCATGCAACAGCTCAACTGCACCAGCTCCGCCGGCCAGCAGTTCGTGCTGGTGCGCAAGCAAGCCGGTGCATGAGCGCCGGACGCTAGCGGACTGATGTCGGAGGGCGGTACGTGATCGCCCTCCTCGCGGTCGCATTCCTCTCGGTTGCGATCCTTCCGCAGCTTTGGGTCCGCTGGACGATCAACCGGCATGCCGCGGACAGGGCGGACTATCCCGGCACGGGCGGCGAGCTGGCGCGTCATCTGCTCAACCGCTTCGACCTTGCCCATGTGAAGGTCGAGATCACCGACAAGGGCGATCACTACGATCCGGACGACAAGGCGGTGCGGCTCTTGAGGCAGCACCATGACGGCCGCTCGCTCTCGGCAGTCGCGATCGCCGCGCACGAGGTCGGCCACGCCATCCAGGACGGGCGCGGCGAGCGCGCGCTCCAGGCGCGTCAGTCGCTGGCAAAGCTGGCGATGCAGACCGACCGGATCGCGTTCTGGTTCTTCCTCGCCGCTCCGTTCTTCGGCATCCTCGCCCGCACCCCGCTTGCCTTCGCCGCCGTGCTCGGACTTGGCGTCGCCCTGCTCGGGGTCCGCGTCCTCGTCAACCTGGTCACGCTGCCGGTCGAGTTCGACGCGAGCTTCGGCAAGGCGCTGCCGATCCTGAAACAGGGACGGTATCTCGACGAAGGCGACCTGCCGCGCATCCGCAGCGTGCTCGCCGCGGCCGCGCTGACCTATGTCGCCGGTGCGCTTATCTCGATGGTCAACCTTGCGCGTTGGATCAGCCTGTTGCGATAGTGCGGAAAAACCATCGGGAGGACACATGCCGGACCATTTCGACGCGCTCGAGACACGTGCGCCCGCCGAGCGCGAGGCGGACCATTTCTCGCGGCTTCCAGTTTTCCTGAGCCAGGCGATGGCGAACGCGCCGGGACTGGCGGCGTGGCTTTCCGGGCACGACCCCGCAACGGTCACCGACCGGCGCGCGCTGGCCAGGCTTCCGGTGCTGCGCAAGTCCGAGCTGATGGAATTCCAGCAGAAGGATCCGCCTTTCGGGGGCTTCGCGAACACTTCGCAGCTGAAGGGCGGGCGCGTCTTCCTGTCGCCCGGTCCGCTGTGGGAGCCGCAGGCGGCCGGCGTCGACCCCTGGCAGGCCGCGCGCGCCTTCCATGCCGCCGGCGTGCGCCAGGGCGAAATCGTCCACAACGCCTTCGCCTATCACATGACGCCCGGCGGCTTCATCCTCGATGAGGGCGCGCGCGCCATGGGCTGCACGGTCTTCGCTGCCGGCACTGGCAATACCGAGATGCAGGTCGACGCCGCCGCGAGCGTCAAGCCGTCGGTCTATGCGGGCACACCGGACTTCCTCAAGGTGATGCTCGACAAGGCTGCCGAGATGGGCCGGGATCTCTCGTCGATCAGAAGGGGCCTCGTCTCGGGCGGCGCGTTGTTCCCCTCGCTGCGCGAGGAATACCGCTCCCGCGGTGTTTCGGTGCTGCAGTGTTACGCCACCGCAGAGTTCGGCGTCATCGCCTACGAGACCGCGCAGGCCGACGGAACCCCCCTGCCCGGCATGATGGTGAACGAGGGGCTGATCCTGGAGATCGTCCGCCCCGGCACGGACGAGCCGGTTCCCGACGGCGAGGTCGGTGAAGTCGTGGTGACGTCGTTCAATTCCGCCTATCCCCTGGTGCGGCTCGGCACCGGCGACCTGTCCGCCATCATCAGCGAGCCTTCGCCCTGCGGGCGCACCAACACCCGCATCCGTGGCTGGCTGGGCCGCGCCGACCAGCGCACGAAAATCAAGGGCATGTTCGTCGATCCGAAGCAGGTCGCGGCGGTCCTCTCGCGCCATCCGGAGATCGCCAAAGGCCGGCTGGTCGTCACCCGGGACGGCGAACGCGACGCGATGGCGCTGCACGTCGAGGCCACGGCCGGCGCTACGACGGACGCCGCGGCGGTCGAGGCAACGCTCCGCGACGTGACCAAGCTGGGTGGCTCGGTGCTGATCGCGCCGGCCGGCAGCCTTCCCAACGACGGCAAGGTGATTGCGGACGAGCGCGACTACCGCGCCTGAGCCCGGCCGGAATCCGCTTGCATCGCTAACGAGCCGGTGGAAGATTGCCCCTACCGGGTTTGCAATATCGCTGACACCTCGCCCCTTTAGGAAGGTGCCGTCGCGAAACATGGGAGACGAAAACATGCGGAAAACCGCCCTGATCGGAGCGCTGTCGGCATCGGTTCTTGCGATGTCCACCGCGGCGTCCTTTGCCGACTACACGCTGAACATCCTGCACATCAACGACTGGCACAGCCGCATCGAGAGCAACAACAAATACGAATCCACCTGCTCGGCCGAGGAAGAAGGCAAGGGCGAGTGCATCGGCGGCGCCGCGCGCCTTGTCACCGCGATCGCCGACCGCCGCAAGGCGCTCGAAGGCCAGAACGTGCTGCTGCTCAACGGCGGCGACAACTTCCAGGGCTCGCTGTTCTACGCGACCTACAAGGGTGCGGCCGAGGCCGAGTTCCTCAACCTGATGAAGTTCGACGCCATGACCGTCGGCAACCATGAGTTCGACGATGGCGAACCGGCTCTCAAGACCTTCCTCGACCTGGTGAAGTTCCCGGTGCTGAGCGCCAACGTCAAGGCGGCTTCCGCCTCCACCATCGTCGACCGCATCAAGCCGTCGCTGGTGCTCGACGTCGGCGGCCAGAAGATCGGCATCGTCGGCGCTGTGACGACCGACACGCCCGAGATCGCCTC
The Mesorhizobium australicum genome window above contains:
- a CDS encoding sigma-54-dependent transcriptional regulator, whose product is MNQLTSPRAQETVAGGAVLVIDDDPVQRRLVDAALTKFGYRTILAEGGEAGLVAFDGPSGADIVAVVLDLVMPGVGGLDVLRRLRQRGIAAPVIVQTSQGGIESVVGAMREGAFDFVVKPVSPERLRTAIANAMKVEAMEGEARQTRRRPAGTLTFRDIVTSSPAMDRVMRLGQKAAASNIPILIEGESGTGKELVARAIQGSSDRKGKPFVTVNCGAIPENLVESILFGHEKGAFTGATEKHSGKFVEANGGTLFLDEIGDLPLDVQVKLLRAVQEGEIETVGARGTQKVDIRLISATHRDLLQRVKDGLFREDLFYRLNVFPISVPPLRDRRDDIPALVSHFIRQIQVKEHRGRVHGIMPQALAMLMAYDWPGNIRQLENAVFRAVVLADGDMLTVDDFPQIRLEVDGVDLDAYADAPAAAAAVSIPVERPVATEAADRAYSGRFGLVRALDDGGNVRTLADVELEMILFAIEHYKGQMSEVARRLGIGRSTLYRKLKEYGIDPDEGRPMSAQG
- a CDS encoding M3 family oligoendopeptidase yields the protein MLNDFIARTHLAPQSAAAKAPTTGALPEWNLSDLYPSMDGPELAGDIARALSESATFENRWKGKLADEAAKGGLGAAMAEYEALEELIGRIVSYAGLVYSGDTSDPKRAKLYGDVQEKMTDASAHTLFFALELNKIGDEAIEAAFDHDKGFAHYKPWIVDLRKEKPYQLEDRVEQLFHEKSVTGRGAWNRLFDETMTSLRFTVDGEELTLEPTLNKLQDADPETRRKASEALAATFKANLRTFTLITNTLAKDKEISDRWRGFEDIADSRHLANRVERSVVDALATAVREAYPSLSHRYYAMKAKWLGLEKLNNWDRNAPLPDTPQAVIGWDEAKHTVLSAYQLFSPDMAEIARTFFDRSWIDAAVRPGKAPGAFAHPTVPSVHPYVLVNYMGKPRDVMTLAHELGHGVHQVLAGAQGALMASTPLTLAETASVFGEMLTFRSLLDQTREPRERKAMLAQKVEDMINTVVRQIAFYEFERKVHTERRNGELTSDRIGELWLEVQSESLGPAIALQPGYETFWTYIPHFIHSPFYVYAYAFGDCLVNSLYAVYQNAESGFQEKYFDMLRAGGTKHHSELLAPFGLDASDPQFWARGLSVIAGLIDELEAMG
- a CDS encoding ribbon-helix-helix domain-containing protein translates to MNIPLKKQQAQWIAEQVSSGRYRDELEAIEDAITAKMREDEADWAAAREELREKLRRSEEDIRDGRVVVANDAFWNEIDERIDRIEATRKA
- a CDS encoding type II toxin-antitoxin system RelE/ParE family toxin, with protein sequence MTARIVFTENAREDLRNIAEHIALENPTRARSFVAELRSRLEAKLSVFPAGGPAIGKYRYTVVGRYVAIYRTTHNPDTVSIVMVTEGHRDWQRMIEDMI
- a CDS encoding heme-dependent oxidative N-demethylase family protein, translated to MAAYDRGYDLKSSFPTPYDGSSRPFTIGLKPIDPAEWIVPADNLEAMLAEKDRLNREIPDLVFVEEPGTRGAQAELRDLLAAHLLECQPVLYRRDGNAISVGGVRTVELADADRAPLLAAAGLVADDLVLMRKDDSGWRLVAASLCFPSSWTLSEKFGRPLQQIHTPVPGFGEGTRMADVIQRIFDNLQPGQPVIRWNWSLQADRALYKPLSSVQRDERAAARPPRFADGAASAFIRVERQTLRKLPVSGDIVFTIRIDLDPMSALKTHPDGARLAAGLAAQLAALDSAQVDYKGFGADRDRLIADLQQVAAG
- a CDS encoding homospermidine synthase encodes the protein MAEKNWPIYGEISGPVVMIGFGSIGRGTLPLIERHFKFDKARMTVVDPSGENRKLLDERGIAVVNEHVTKDNYKKLLTPLLTKGGGQGFCVNLSVDTGSVDLMRLCRKLGVLYIDTVVEPWLGFYFDAEADNASRTNYALRETLLEEKRKHPGGPTAVSTCGANPGMVSWFVKQALVNLGKDIGLDFEEPATSDREGWAKLMKKVGVKGVHIAERDTQRTKKPKPLNVFWNTWSVEGFISEGLQPAELGWGTHEKWMPKNARQHKHGSKAAIFLEQPGANTRVRTWCPTPGPQYGFLVTHNEAISIADFFTVTNKKGKVTYRPTCHYAYHPCNDAVLSLHEMFGAAGKAQPVHHVLDENELVDGSDELGVLLYGHDLNAYWYGSQLSLAEARKLAPNQNATGLQVTSAVLAGMVWALENPNSGIVEADEMDFQRCLEVQMPYLGPVKGYYTEWTPLADRPGLFPEDIDEKDPWQFRNILVR
- a CDS encoding zinc metallopeptidase, yielding MIALLAVAFLSVAILPQLWVRWTINRHAADRADYPGTGGELARHLLNRFDLAHVKVEITDKGDHYDPDDKAVRLLRQHHDGRSLSAVAIAAHEVGHAIQDGRGERALQARQSLAKLAMQTDRIAFWFFLAAPFFGILARTPLAFAAVLGLGVALLGVRVLVNLVTLPVEFDASFGKALPILKQGRYLDEGDLPRIRSVLAAAALTYVAGALISMVNLARWISLLR
- a CDS encoding phenylacetate--CoA ligase family protein, with the translated sequence MPDHFDALETRAPAEREADHFSRLPVFLSQAMANAPGLAAWLSGHDPATVTDRRALARLPVLRKSELMEFQQKDPPFGGFANTSQLKGGRVFLSPGPLWEPQAAGVDPWQAARAFHAAGVRQGEIVHNAFAYHMTPGGFILDEGARAMGCTVFAAGTGNTEMQVDAAASVKPSVYAGTPDFLKVMLDKAAEMGRDLSSIRRGLVSGGALFPSLREEYRSRGVSVLQCYATAEFGVIAYETAQADGTPLPGMMVNEGLILEIVRPGTDEPVPDGEVGEVVVTSFNSAYPLVRLGTGDLSAIISEPSPCGRTNTRIRGWLGRADQRTKIKGMFVDPKQVAAVLSRHPEIAKGRLVVTRDGERDAMALHVEATAGATTDAAAVEATLRDVTKLGGSVLIAPAGSLPNDGKVIADERDYRA